One Rhinoraja longicauda isolate Sanriku21f chromosome 21, sRhiLon1.1, whole genome shotgun sequence genomic region harbors:
- the LOC144603860 gene encoding cytochrome P450 3A30-like, translating to MSTLLWESLGAMRAALSGQTWILLLTLLALLGWYSVLPFRFFKRLGIPGPMPMPFIGTFFHYRKGMFNFDVECYRKYGNIWGIYDGRKPVLCIMEPDLIKTILIKEFYTVFTNRRDFGLNGPLEDSVLIVPDERWKRIRSVLSPTFTTGRLKEMFPIINHYAQNLVKFAQKKSKLNGVDMKDVFGSYSMDAVTSTSFSVDIDSINNPKDPFVTNVKKLVDFSFFDPAILLVVLFPIFIPILAKFNCSFFPRDVGAFFMAVVSKIKAKRQKSIHTDRVDFLQMMVDSQVTGSITEQENNADGTTYKALTDVEIMAQAITFIFAGYETTSNTLSYTAYSLAVHPDVQKKLQQEIDKAFPNKAPPTYDGVMYLEYLEMVICETLRLYPPAPRLERVCKKDVKLNGMTIPKDTVVVIPAYVLHRDPKHWPEPEEFRPERFSKEARESVNPAVYLPFGIGPRNCIGMRFAQLMIKMAIVSLLQHLTLVPCAETPIPLELNVKGPMHPKKPIILKFVPRENVD from the exons ATGTCCACCTTGTTATGGGAGAGTTTGGGGGCGATGCGGGCCGCCCTGTCGGGGCAAACCTGGATCCTTCTGCTGACTCTCCTCGCTTTGCTGGGCTG GTACAGCGTTTTGCCATTTAGGTTTTTTAAACGACTTGGGATTCCGGGGCCGATGCCAATGCCATTCATAGGAACATTCTTTCATTACAGAAAA GGCATGTTTAACTTTGATGTGGAATGCTACAGGAAGTATGGAAATATTTGGGG GATTTATGATGGAAGAAAACCAGTTCTCTGCATTATGGAACCCGACCTGATTAAAACTATTTTAATAAAAGAATTCTACACCGTATTCACCAACAGGCGG GATTTTGGTCTGAATGGGCCACTCGAGGACTCCGTGTTGATTGTTCCAGATGAACGATGGAAGAGAATCCGAAGTGTGCTTTCGCCAACCTTTACCACTGGGAGACTGAAAGAG ATGTTCCCGATAATTAATCACTATGCTCAAAACCTAGTGAAATTCGCACAAAAGAAATCAAAGCTGAACGGGGTTGATATGAAGGA TGTGTTTGGCTCCTACAGTATGGATGCGGTCACCAGCACTTCTTTCAGTGTGGACATTGACTCCATCAACAATCCCAAAGACCCATTTGTCACCAATGTCAAGAAACTTGTAGATTTTTCCTTCTTTGACCCCGCAATACTTTTGGTTG taTTATTTCCTATCTTTATTCCAATCCTGGCAAAATTTAATTGCAGCTTCTTCCCAAGAGATGTGGGTGCGTTTTTCATGGCAGTCGTGTCAAAAATAAAGGCAAAGAGGCAGAAAAGCATACACACT GATCGGGTGGATTTTCTGCAGATGATGGTTGATTCTCAAGTGACTGGCTCCATCACTGAGCAAGAGAACAATGCTGATGGTACAACATACAAAG CTCTGACCGATGTGGAGATCATGGCGCAAGCAATCACCTTTATCTTTGCCGGATATGAGACCACCAGTAACACGCTCTCGTACACTGCCTACAGTCTTGCTGTTCACCCCGATGTACAGAAGAAACTGCAGCAGGAAATAGACAAGGCTTTTCCCAACAAA GCTCCTCCTACCTACGATGGTGTGATGTATTTGGAGTATCTGGAAATGGTGATTTGTGAAACACTTCGATTATATCCTCCTGCGCCCCGTTTGGAAAGAGTCTGCAAGAAAGATGTCAAACTCAATGGGATGACCATTCCAAAGGACACCGTGGTCGTGATTCCTGCTTATGTCCTGCACCGCGATCCAAAGCATTGGCCAGAACCAGAGGAGTTCAGACCCGAGAG GTTCAGTAAAGAGGCAAGAGAGTCTGTGAATCCTGCCGTCTACCTGCCGTTCGGGATAGGTCCACGGAACTGCATTGGGATGAGGTTTGCTCAGCTCATGATCAAGATGGCAATCGTTTCACTCCTGCAGCATCTGACCCTCGTACCTTGTGCCGAGACACCG ATCCCATTAGAATTGAATGTGAAAGGACCGATGCATCCTAAAAAACCGATAATCCTCAAGTTTGTTCCGCGAGAAAATGTTGATTAA